DNA from Streptomyces sp. NBC_01476:
GTCCGACTGCCCCTGATCGGCAACCAGATCACCATCGGCCGCCGCCGGCACAGCACCGGCGAGGCCCCCGACATCGACCTGTCCCGCTCGCCCGAGGACCCCGGGGTCTCGCACAAGCACGCGGTCCTCGTCCAGCAGCCCGACGGCGCCTGGTCCGTGGTCGACCAGGACTCCACCAACGGCACCACCGTCAACCTCGGCGAGGACCCGATCCGCCCGTACACCCCGGTGCCGCTGATGGAGGGCGACCGGGTGCACGTGGGCGCGTGGACGACGATCACACTCAAGCGGGCGTGACACCCAGGAGGTGCTGATGAGCGCGCACACGGCCGTACGCCGGCTGGATCTCGGCTGGTTCGTCCGGCCGGGCACCGAGACCGCTGACGGACAGCCACGGGTGGAGCCCGCGCTGGGCTATCTGGTCGCCCACCAGGGCGAGTTGCTGCTCTTCGACACCGGGATCGGCGCCGCGGACCCGGAGACGGACGCGCACTACCGGCCGTACCGCCGCCCGCTCCAGGAGGCGCTGGCCGCCGCCGGTACGTCGCCTGCCGAGATCGCGCTGGTGGTCAACTGCCATCTGCACTTCGACCACATCGGCGGCAACCCGCTCTTCCCGGCGACCCCGATCATGGTCCAGGCCGCGGAGATGGCGCTGGTCCGGGCGGGCAAGCACACCCCCGACGCGCTGGTGGGCTTCCCCGGCGCGCGCTACGAGGAGCTGTCCGGGGAGGCGGAGATCCGGCCGGGGGTGTGGATCGTGCCGACCCCCGGACACACCGCGGGCCACCAGTCGCTCGTGGTCGGGCAGCCGGACGGCACCGTGGTGCTGGCCGGGCAGACCCACGCCTCCGCCTCCGACTTCGCCGCGGCCCGGCTGGCGGTGACCGCCGTCGGGCAGGGCGCCGTACCACCGCTGCCGCCGCCCGACTCCTGGCCGGCGCGGCTGCTGGAGTTCGACCCGCGCCGGGTCCTGTTCGCGCACGACGCGTCGGTGTGGGAGCCGATCGGCTGAGCCGCCGGGGCCGCGGCGCGGCTCGGGGCGCCGCGGCCTGACACCGGCTCGCGGGCGGCCGGCTTCCGCTACACCTCCCAGCGGTCAGGACCCGCCGGGTCGTCGCGCCACACCCACTGGCGGCCGTCCGCCACCGTGAGGCCGTAACGGGTGCGGTCCGCGGTCCGGTCGGCGAAGAGCCGTTCGCCGATGCCGCCGCGCGGTGCGCGGGCGGCGGTGCCGCGCAGCGGGACGAAGTACGCCGGGGTGGCCAGAAACCGCCCCTCGGCCTGCCCCGGCCCGTTCACCGTCAGTGCCACCAGACCGGTCGCGAAGGGCGCCAGGATCAGACCGCCGGGCCGTACCTGTTCGAGCCAGGCGGCCGGGATCACCGGCATGTCGCAGGTCGCCATGACGCGGTCGTACGGGGCCCGGTCGCGGTAGCCCAGCGCCCCGTCACCGGTGACCACGGCCACCGAGCGGGCCGCGGGGGTGCCGTAGGCGTCCAGATGGGCGCGGGCGGCCCCGGTCAGCTCCGGGTCGAGGTCCACGGTGGTGACCGCGTCCGGGCCGAGGCGGTGGGCGAGCAGCGCCGCGTTGTAGCCGGTGCCGGTGCCGATCTCCAGCACCCGGTGCCCGTCGGCGACGTCCAGCGCCTGGCACATCAGCGCCATCAGCGACGGCTGGCTGCTGGAGGAGACCAGCTCGCCGCCGACCGTCCGCACCGCGATCGGCCGGTCCGCGTACACCCCGGCCAGCCGCCGCAGCCGGCTCCCGTGGTCGGTGTCCTCGGGGAGGTCCACGAACAGGTCCCGGGGCACGTCGGCGAAGGCGGCCCGCCAGGCCGGGTCGGTCAGGCCGCCCCCGGCCACGATCCGCCGCACCATCCGGGCCCGCAGCGCGTCCGCGGCCGCCCGGTAGCGCTCCTGGCCCACGCCCGCGGTCATCTCTCCATCGTGCGCCCCCGGAGCCGGTCCTACGACCGG
Protein-coding regions in this window:
- a CDS encoding MBL fold metallo-hydrolase, encoding MSAHTAVRRLDLGWFVRPGTETADGQPRVEPALGYLVAHQGELLLFDTGIGAADPETDAHYRPYRRPLQEALAAAGTSPAEIALVVNCHLHFDHIGGNPLFPATPIMVQAAEMALVRAGKHTPDALVGFPGARYEELSGEAEIRPGVWIVPTPGHTAGHQSLVVGQPDGTVVLAGQTHASASDFAAARLAVTAVGQGAVPPLPPPDSWPARLLEFDPRRVLFAHDASVWEPIG
- a CDS encoding methyltransferase domain-containing protein, with protein sequence MTAGVGQERYRAAADALRARMVRRIVAGGGLTDPAWRAAFADVPRDLFVDLPEDTDHGSRLRRLAGVYADRPIAVRTVGGELVSSSSQPSLMALMCQALDVADGHRVLEIGTGTGYNAALLAHRLGPDAVTTVDLDPELTGAARAHLDAYGTPAARSVAVVTGDGALGYRDRAPYDRVMATCDMPVIPAAWLEQVRPGGLILAPFATGLVALTVNGPGQAEGRFLATPAYFVPLRGTAARAPRGGIGERLFADRTADRTRYGLTVADGRQWVWRDDPAGPDRWEV